The Candidatus Liberimonas magnetica genome contains a region encoding:
- a CDS encoding BON domain-containing protein — translation MKLISICILTTFFMAGLGFADICDTCGIMKSGSCPLKCSTEQTDPKKTVKESPKKAAKKTIKKNANLPKYHDAVGVKVAKNEIPADKGLNIAKQSTIENIYDASITARVKVALLFHRTTSAVNSRVSTNNGLVTLSGSVSNNEEKALAGKLAKNIKGVTGVVNNMIIKPCIGGQDAGKSTIDDDACGNEKEGANACKIK, via the coding sequence ATGAAACTTATTTCTATTTGTATTTTAACTACATTTTTTATGGCAGGCTTAGGTTTTGCCGATATCTGTGATACCTGCGGGATTATGAAGAGCGGCTCGTGCCCGCTTAAATGCAGCACGGAGCAGACCGATCCAAAAAAAACAGTAAAGGAATCTCCGAAGAAAGCAGCTAAAAAAACAATCAAAAAAAATGCAAATCTGCCTAAATATCACGATGCAGTAGGTGTCAAAGTTGCCAAGAATGAAATTCCAGCTGATAAGGGATTAAATATTGCGAAGCAAAGTACGATTGAAAATATATATGATGCATCCATCACTGCCAGGGTTAAAGTGGCGCTCTTGTTTCATCGCACTACCAGCGCTGTTAACAGCAGGGTTAGCACGAACAACGGGTTGGTGACCCTAAGCGGTTCAGTCTCCAATAATGAAGAAAAAGCGCTGGCAGGAAAACTTGCCAAGAACATAAAGGGCGTCACGGGTGTGGTAAATAACATGATCATCAAACCCTGTATCGGCGGTCAGGATGCCGGTAAATCAACTATAGATGATGATGCTTGCGGGAACGAAAAAGAGGGCGCTAATGCCTGCAAGATAAAATAG
- a CDS encoding DUF4833 domain-containing protein — translation MKRFVYIIVFVMLSVNVFGAQTNQLFVIGRSKNANIVRYDANVGADGKIDQKQPVAAYWLLLAKDGKREELSAMDRKAYGFQCDFDKNTGVYKLLIKSFDKREIKVYHDKKMVRAEMVINGKPAYLNKVFITASGALIPKVESIELYGKDKKNGKTLHEKIKV, via the coding sequence ATGAAACGCTTCGTATATATTATTGTTTTTGTTATGTTGTCCGTTAATGTTTTCGGAGCTCAAACAAACCAACTATTCGTAATTGGACGCAGTAAAAATGCGAATATCGTGCGGTATGACGCAAATGTGGGCGCTGACGGCAAGATAGACCAGAAGCAGCCGGTTGCCGCGTATTGGTTATTGCTGGCCAAGGATGGAAAACGTGAAGAACTTAGCGCGATGGACCGTAAAGCATACGGTTTCCAATGTGATTTCGATAAAAACACCGGTGTATATAAACTATTGATAAAGTCTTTCGATAAAAGAGAAATAAAGGTTTATCATGACAAGAAAATGGTCAGAGCCGAAATGGTCATTAATGGCAAACCGGCTTACCTAAATAAAGTTTTCATAACTGCATCAGGAGCATTGATCCCAAAAGTAGAATCCATAGAGCTGTACGGTAAAGATAAAAAAAATGGAAAAACATTGCACGAGAAGATTAAAGTGTAA
- a CDS encoding IPT/TIG domain-containing protein produces MKSISRLICMILVTNLIISSAAITPAAAAMSMSPKMEALNGFGQAKTMDLSAQAKAEEKYSKLPISFEANRGQTDASVKFLARGKGYTLFLTPAEAVLSLKTQTAQGLDVVRMSLKGANADPIIQGLDVLASHSNYMTGNDPKKWQTNVEKYSKVAYKQVYPGIDMIYYGNEGQLEYDFVVAPGANPGLISMDFQGAKNLELDKQGNLVLSLKDSQLAFNAPALYQKTGDIRQPVEGCFVMASNTQVRFKVGAYDKSKELIIDPTLVYSTYLGTTVEDRINGMAVTADGTVYMTGQTAVVADLFPGVAAHYQSANKGGAFDAFVIKLSPQGSIMWATYLGGAGDDIGKSIAVGPSGIVYICGSTTFTAGASFPFSTGAFQVVNKGGIDGFLTAVNADGNSLVYSTFIGGAGLDFANAVCLDTIGNAYVTGGTTSNNTLGTGLPATVGAYQTQNGGGAGGVANAFVAKFNSAGLRQYFTYLGGATDPGVYQTQGNAIAVDGTGNIYVTGGTVANWPTFPSGVLPLARAFKLTIGGAQDAFITKIAPNGNGSLDLVYSSYLGGAGISKGTAIVLDGTGNVYVAGQNNSGSFPDAITDGITVGFAKVGQTTIVGNFDNFVFKMKMLNTGHSDGIYCTFLGGSGLDTLNAMIIDTFGDAYVTGRTESTDFLTVNPLSINTPMYTAQNGTAKAFITEIGPAGDTRVWNTFIGGVTDQEGTGIAMDAGNNIYLSGWTNSADYPTAVPLFASKAGDKDGFITKISATSPALLPAITSVNLNFGPVTGSTTPVVIFGSGFTGVTNVSFGTVNAVSYNVITSTKMTAIPPAQISAGVVDVRATSPAGTTPIVLADNYTYYGVPVVTGVLPPSGTTVGGTSVVITGTGFNFINNLKFDVLSILTTNYVVNSSTKITANSPPHAAGVVHIVATNPAGSSASGLNDRYTYILPISTSTTPTPAPTITKVNPTGGVPAGGTTVIINGTGFTDATSVNFGVLAATSYTVNTSTQITAVAPAHASGPVDIVATTLNGSSAINPNDIYTYFVTGSTQVAPAITGVKPAGGTLLGGTTVQISGTGFVGTTKVTFDLLNAAKYSVNSSTQITAVTPPHAAGIVDIIVTTLIGVSPVVAADNYTYTLVGSTVTPPAPAPSITSISPTLGLVDGGTTVVITGTGFNGANPVTGVNGVKFGELNATSYTVDSNTQITAVSPAHLAGVVDIVVTSLNGSSAIVPADNYTYYSVAMPAPSITGLNPAIGTSAGGTTVVITGSGFTRVIGANGVKFGDLNAASYSVDSDNQITAVTNAHAVGVVDVVATSLNGSSAIVPADKFTYFLTPVVNGYFDPYIFPSPTTGSTASIAYFMAGAGQVNLRVYNEIGNLMYAQDERKSAGTQGSSIDVGRLAPGVYLYLLKMTYDNGSTEKYSKRKFVVQH; encoded by the coding sequence ATGAAATCAATTTCAAGGTTAATTTGTATGATCTTAGTAACGAATTTGATAATAAGTTCCGCGGCAATAACTCCTGCGGCAGCGGCAATGAGTATGTCGCCGAAAATGGAAGCCCTGAACGGATTCGGGCAGGCCAAGACAATGGATCTAAGCGCTCAGGCCAAGGCAGAAGAGAAATATTCCAAACTGCCAATATCTTTTGAAGCTAACCGCGGACAAACCGATGCATCGGTCAAATTCCTCGCGCGCGGCAAGGGATATACATTGTTTTTAACTCCTGCAGAAGCCGTGCTGAGTTTAAAAACACAAACTGCCCAAGGGCTTGATGTGGTGCGCATGAGCCTTAAAGGCGCCAATGCCGACCCGATAATACAAGGGCTGGATGTTTTGGCAAGTCATAGTAACTACATGACCGGTAATGACCCTAAGAAATGGCAGACCAACGTGGAGAAGTATTCCAAAGTTGCGTATAAGCAGGTCTATCCCGGGATCGACATGATATATTATGGCAATGAAGGGCAATTGGAATATGACTTCGTAGTCGCTCCTGGTGCAAACCCCGGCCTTATCAGCATGGATTTTCAGGGAGCCAAAAACCTTGAACTTGATAAGCAGGGCAACCTGGTACTTAGTTTAAAGGACAGCCAGTTGGCATTCAATGCCCCGGCGCTCTACCAGAAAACAGGGGATATAAGACAACCTGTAGAAGGCTGTTTTGTTATGGCAAGCAATACTCAGGTTCGTTTTAAGGTTGGAGCTTACGATAAAAGTAAAGAACTTATTATAGATCCTACATTAGTATATTCAACCTATTTAGGAACGACCGTAGAAGACAGGATCAACGGCATGGCTGTGACAGCTGACGGCACTGTATATATGACAGGCCAGACGGCTGTAGTAGCAGATCTCTTCCCTGGTGTTGCGGCGCATTATCAATCCGCAAACAAAGGCGGAGCTTTTGACGCTTTTGTCATAAAGCTCAGCCCTCAAGGCTCGATCATGTGGGCCACCTATTTGGGCGGCGCAGGAGACGACATCGGTAAATCCATTGCTGTGGGCCCTTCAGGTATCGTGTATATCTGCGGTTCCACTACCTTTACTGCGGGCGCTTCGTTTCCGTTCAGCACCGGCGCATTTCAGGTAGTGAATAAAGGCGGCATTGACGGGTTTCTCACTGCAGTGAATGCAGACGGAAATAGTTTGGTATATTCGACATTCATAGGCGGCGCGGGCCTTGATTTTGCGAACGCTGTTTGTTTAGACACCATAGGCAATGCCTATGTGACCGGAGGAACAACCTCTAATAATACCTTAGGAACCGGACTGCCGGCAACGGTCGGCGCTTATCAGACACAAAATGGCGGCGGAGCTGGAGGAGTGGCAAATGCTTTTGTTGCCAAATTCAACTCAGCAGGCCTAAGGCAGTATTTTACGTATCTCGGCGGAGCCACTGACCCGGGTGTTTACCAGACTCAGGGCAATGCCATCGCGGTTGACGGCACAGGCAATATATATGTGACCGGCGGAACCGTGGCAAACTGGCCTACATTTCCTTCAGGCGTACTTCCTCTGGCGCGCGCATTTAAGCTGACGATTGGCGGTGCGCAAGACGCATTTATAACAAAGATAGCCCCCAATGGCAATGGCTCTTTAGATTTAGTTTATTCCTCCTATCTGGGAGGCGCAGGGATATCAAAGGGGACAGCCATAGTATTGGACGGCACGGGCAATGTTTATGTAGCCGGCCAAAATAATTCCGGCAGTTTCCCGGACGCTATAACAGACGGTATTACGGTCGGATTTGCAAAGGTCGGACAAACAACGATCGTAGGCAATTTTGACAATTTTGTATTTAAAATGAAAATGCTTAATACAGGCCATTCAGACGGTATATATTGTACCTTCCTGGGCGGTTCAGGCCTGGATACTTTGAATGCAATGATAATAGATACTTTCGGAGACGCATATGTGACAGGCAGAACAGAGTCCACAGATTTTCTTACTGTGAACCCTCTTTCCATTAATACACCCATGTATACAGCACAGAACGGGACTGCTAAAGCCTTTATTACTGAAATAGGGCCTGCAGGAGATACCCGTGTATGGAATACATTTATAGGCGGCGTGACGGATCAGGAAGGTACGGGAATCGCCATGGATGCCGGAAATAATATTTACTTGTCCGGATGGACCAATTCAGCTGATTACCCGACTGCTGTTCCGCTTTTCGCATCAAAGGCAGGAGATAAAGACGGTTTCATAACAAAGATATCAGCTACATCACCGGCGCTTTTACCTGCGATAACCAGCGTTAACCTGAATTTCGGGCCCGTCACAGGCAGTACAACGCCTGTCGTAATTTTCGGCTCCGGGTTTACCGGTGTGACCAATGTCTCGTTCGGCACAGTGAATGCTGTGAGTTATAACGTGATCACGAGTACAAAGATGACAGCTATACCGCCTGCGCAGATATCGGCTGGTGTGGTGGACGTCAGGGCGACGAGCCCGGCGGGCACAACTCCGATCGTGCTGGCAGATAACTACACGTATTATGGAGTGCCCGTAGTAACCGGTGTTTTGCCGCCCTCAGGCACAACAGTAGGTGGCACATCAGTAGTCATTACCGGCACAGGGTTTAACTTCATCAACAACCTTAAGTTCGATGTGCTCTCAATTCTGACCACGAATTATGTAGTTAATTCGAGCACGAAGATCACTGCGAATTCACCGCCACATGCGGCGGGGGTAGTGCACATCGTAGCTACGAATCCTGCAGGCTCATCTGCGAGCGGGCTGAATGACAGATATACATATATTTTACCAATTTCAACTTCTACGACGCCCACGCCAGCTCCAACGATTACCAAGGTTAATCCGACAGGAGGCGTCCCAGCAGGCGGTACTACGGTCATAATTAACGGTACCGGCTTTACCGATGCAACCAGCGTCAATTTCGGCGTTCTGGCAGCCACGAGTTATACCGTGAATACTAGTACACAGATCACGGCTGTAGCGCCGGCTCATGCATCGGGCCCGGTGGACATAGTAGCTACGACACTGAATGGTTCATCTGCGATTAATCCAAATGATATATACACATATTTTGTAACAGGTTCCACACAGGTCGCTCCTGCAATAACCGGTGTTAAACCGGCCGGAGGCACGCTCCTGGGTGGCACAACGGTTCAAATCAGCGGTACCGGGTTTGTCGGTACAACCAAAGTCACATTCGACCTGCTGAACGCCGCAAAATATAGCGTGAATTCCAGCACACAGATAACGGCTGTGACGCCGCCGCATGCGGCAGGGATTGTAGACATTATAGTGACAACACTGATCGGTGTCTCACCTGTAGTGGCTGCGGATAACTACACATATACATTAGTAGGTTCTACTGTCACACCGCCAGCGCCAGCGCCAAGTATCACAAGCATAAGCCCGACTCTCGGCCTTGTTGACGGAGGCACAACGGTAGTAATTACCGGCACAGGGTTCAACGGTGCAAACCCGGTCACAGGCGTGAACGGGGTCAAGTTCGGTGAGTTAAATGCTACGAGTTATACTGTTGATTCAAATACGCAGATCACGGCTGTATCACCGGCGCATCTAGCCGGGGTTGTGGACATCGTAGTTACGAGCTTGAACGGCTCATCTGCGATCGTGCCGGCAGATAACTACACTTATTATAGTGTGGCCATGCCAGCGCCTTCGATCACAGGGCTCAATCCGGCTATCGGTACCTCAGCAGGCGGCACAACAGTAGTCATTACCGGTTCAGGGTTTACCCGAGTTATCGGCGCAAACGGCGTCAAATTTGGAGACCTGAACGCAGCGAGTTATAGCGTTGATTCTGATAATCAGATAACGGCTGTAACAAATGCACATGCAGTAGGGGTAGTAGACGTTGTAGCTACGAGCTTGAACGGTTCATCCGCCATTGTTCCTGCGGATAAATTTACGTACTTTCTCACGCCCGTTGTCAACGGTTACTTTGACCCTTATATATTTCCATCACCCACCACAGGGAGCACTGCCAGCATAGCCTATTTCATGGCTGGAGCAGGGCAAGTGAATCTCCGTGTTTACAACGAGATCGGGAACCTGATGTACGCTCAGGACGAAAGAAAGTCAGCGGGCACACAGGGTTCAAGCATCGATGTTGGCAGGCTGGCGCCTGGGGTTTATTTATACCTTTTGAAAATGACGTATGATAATGGAAGTACTGAGAAGTACTCCAAGCGCAAGTTCGTTGTTCAACACTAA
- a CDS encoding DUF3943 domain-containing protein: MNKYFIAVESIFLIFFLTAGGFAAPIKVTPSTVIMPTKDTADNQGPTSPDRVKPGEPPTRKSYLIPALEIPAFIILLNRLDLLFYGPGEYDVSNYSIRDHVNKGPWVVDQDAFTMNQIGHPYSGALYYGFARSAGLNYWESLIYSNAGAFAWEVGGETTDPSLNDQVASGTAGSFVGEVLYRLSNLIIENGGGHPAAWRKFMAGLVYPPTELNRLVFGKRYGPVLTSRDPAIFYRLQAGTGSNVDLNVIGNHTTLVNTVSYADFKIVYGLPGKPGYSYNRPFDYFDFEIDSRIEKTSQYNSAMIRGLLFGALYESGDNYRGIWGLYGTFDYLAPQVYRLSSTAGSFGTTGQWWVSKKVALQATGLIGLGFGGAGTILPDSSETDFHYGVTPQQLVALRLIMGKSVMIDASGHNYFITDIIASRAPGEERIQYLSTSLAVRVFGRHALSIGYLLASRNARYSSSLPGRDQLVRTITLTYNFLSHTDFGAVEWRDNMPEE, from the coding sequence GTGAATAAATACTTTATAGCCGTGGAAAGCATTTTTTTGATCTTTTTTTTAACTGCCGGAGGTTTTGCGGCTCCGATCAAAGTTACGCCGAGTACTGTGATAATGCCTACAAAAGATACAGCCGATAACCAGGGGCCTACTTCTCCTGACCGTGTTAAACCAGGAGAACCTCCAACACGAAAAAGCTATCTTATTCCTGCTCTTGAGATCCCGGCATTCATTATCCTATTGAATCGTTTAGACCTTCTTTTCTACGGCCCTGGAGAGTATGATGTCAGCAATTATTCGATCCGGGACCATGTTAATAAAGGCCCCTGGGTTGTAGATCAAGACGCTTTCACGATGAATCAGATCGGACACCCATATTCGGGCGCGCTCTATTATGGGTTCGCACGTTCAGCGGGTTTGAATTATTGGGAGTCTCTTATATACAGTAATGCGGGCGCTTTCGCCTGGGAAGTCGGCGGTGAAACTACAGACCCTTCTTTGAACGATCAAGTAGCCAGTGGTACAGCCGGGAGCTTTGTCGGAGAAGTGCTTTACCGCCTTTCTAATTTAATAATTGAAAATGGAGGGGGGCATCCTGCGGCATGGCGTAAATTTATGGCAGGCCTTGTCTATCCTCCTACGGAACTTAACCGGCTTGTTTTCGGGAAACGTTACGGCCCTGTTCTGACAAGCCGTGATCCTGCGATTTTTTACCGCCTGCAGGCTGGCACAGGCTCCAATGTTGACCTCAATGTTATCGGTAATCATACGACCTTGGTGAACACGGTCAGTTACGCCGATTTTAAGATTGTTTACGGTTTACCGGGAAAACCCGGTTATAGTTACAATCGCCCTTTTGATTATTTCGATTTTGAAATAGATTCGCGCATTGAAAAAACCAGCCAGTATAACAGCGCTATGATCCGAGGTTTGCTTTTTGGAGCGCTCTATGAGTCAGGCGATAATTACCGCGGCATTTGGGGCTTGTATGGAACTTTCGACTACCTGGCTCCCCAGGTTTACCGGCTTTCTTCAACTGCGGGCTCGTTCGGGACCACTGGACAGTGGTGGGTATCTAAAAAAGTAGCGCTGCAGGCGACCGGCCTGATAGGCTTGGGGTTTGGCGGCGCAGGAACGATCCTTCCGGACAGCTCTGAAACGGATTTTCATTACGGAGTCACTCCTCAACAGCTCGTGGCACTGCGCCTTATTATGGGCAAAAGTGTCATGATCGATGCTTCAGGGCATAATTATTTCATTACAGATATAATCGCAAGCAGGGCTCCAGGCGAGGAGCGTATTCAATACCTCAGCACGTCGCTGGCTGTGCGGGTCTTTGGCCGTCATGCTTTATCTATAGGTTATCTTTTGGCCAGCCGCAACGCGCGCTATAGCAGTAGTTTACCTGGCAGGGATCAATTAGTCAGAACTATTACCCTAACTTACAATTTCCTAAGCCATACAGATTTTGGCGCCGTAGAGTGGCGCGACAATATGCCGGAAGAGTAA
- a CDS encoding AI-2E family transporter: protein MLIVATAFGIYLCYRLSEPFLPSLTWALALAVLFTPLQEWLELKLKRPSLAALVSVLAIGFIVVAPATFVGERLFIQAEKGAELIETEVKSGEWRHVLEGHPRLAPIADKIEQQIDLPGTVTTLAKWLSSTAGSIVKGSLFQLIDIAMTFYMLFFFLRDRRAALRSLRSLSPLSEKEMDSLFCRVSDTIYATVYGTLAVASIQGLLGGLMFWWLGLPAPLLWGVVMALLSVIPVLGAFIIWVPAAILLLLKGSWGKALILTLWGSFVVGTVDNLLRPVLVGKRLKFHTILAFLSIVGGLIFFGSSGLILGPLALTVTSVLLESWTTRNHTVKPGLKYQAKPEIEDEMSFK from the coding sequence GTGTTGATAGTTGCGACTGCTTTTGGGATCTATCTCTGTTACAGGTTGTCCGAGCCATTCTTACCTTCGCTTACATGGGCCCTGGCGCTGGCGGTCTTGTTCACTCCGTTGCAAGAGTGGCTTGAGTTAAAACTTAAACGCCCCAGCCTGGCTGCGCTAGTCTCAGTTTTGGCAATAGGCTTTATCGTAGTGGCCCCGGCAACATTCGTAGGGGAGCGTCTTTTCATACAGGCGGAGAAAGGAGCGGAACTTATCGAAACGGAGGTCAAGTCCGGCGAATGGCGGCACGTGCTTGAAGGCCATCCGCGCCTGGCGCCTATTGCCGATAAGATCGAGCAGCAGATAGATTTGCCCGGAACAGTTACTACACTTGCTAAATGGTTGAGTTCTACGGCAGGGTCTATTGTAAAAGGTTCCTTGTTCCAGCTGATTGATATTGCTATGACCTTCTATATGCTTTTCTTTTTTCTGCGCGACCGGCGTGCAGCGCTTAGATCGCTCAGGTCTTTATCGCCGCTCTCTGAAAAAGAAATGGACAGCCTGTTTTGCCGGGTCAGTGATACTATTTATGCCACGGTATACGGAACGCTGGCCGTGGCATCCATTCAAGGCCTGTTAGGCGGATTGATGTTCTGGTGGCTGGGTTTACCCGCTCCGCTGCTATGGGGAGTGGTTATGGCTTTGCTATCAGTGATACCCGTGCTGGGTGCTTTCATTATTTGGGTTCCGGCGGCTATTTTATTGCTTTTGAAAGGCAGTTGGGGAAAAGCCTTGATCCTCACATTATGGGGCAGCTTTGTTGTCGGTACTGTAGACAACCTGCTTCGCCCCGTCCTGGTGGGGAAACGGCTTAAATTCCACACCATTTTAGCATTCTTGTCTATAGTCGGGGGCCTGATATTCTTTGGTTCTTCAGGGCTCATTCTGGGGCCTTTAGCCCTTACTGTAACTTCAGTGCTGCTGGAAAGCTGGACAACACGGAACCATACAGTAAAACCTGGTTTAAAGTATCAAGCTAAACCTGAAATAGAAGACGAGATGAGCTTTAAGTGA
- a CDS encoding phosphatase PAP2 family protein, producing MARQYAGRVNKYMNFAKNFITFTMITTIFCLFSVPEAGSVTEQGDMLNNIDNAVVYVLPAFAFGMTLVEKDKAGTLQFAQSAGTAMGITLALKYTVTSTRPNGEPQSFPSGHTTITVASAEFLYKRYGWKYGLPAYFIASYVGYDRLRTNVHYPIDVFAGATIAFVSTYMLTKPYKGWTIQPVVKEKNLGIRMSRAF from the coding sequence GTGGCGCGACAATATGCCGGAAGAGTAAACAAATATATGAATTTCGCTAAAAATTTCATTACCTTTACCATGATTACAACGATTTTCTGTCTTTTCTCTGTTCCTGAAGCTGGCAGTGTTACGGAACAGGGAGATATGCTTAACAATATTGACAATGCGGTAGTGTATGTTCTACCGGCATTTGCTTTTGGAATGACCCTCGTAGAAAAAGATAAAGCCGGGACACTGCAGTTTGCCCAGTCCGCAGGGACTGCGATGGGTATTACCCTGGCCCTGAAATATACGGTCACTTCTACACGTCCCAATGGAGAACCCCAGTCCTTTCCATCAGGGCACACGACTATTACGGTTGCATCCGCAGAATTCCTGTACAAACGGTATGGGTGGAAGTACGGCCTGCCTGCCTATTTCATAGCATCATATGTCGGCTATGACAGGCTCAGGACCAATGTCCATTATCCCATAGATGTCTTTGCTGGCGCGACTATAGCCTTTGTCAGCACATATATGTTGACAAAACCCTACAAAGGCTGGACTATTCAGCCTGTTGTAAAAGAGAAGAATCTTGGCATAAGAATGAGCCGGGCCTTTTAA
- a CDS encoding response regulator, with protein MLADKKHIFIVDDDESVCRALKCLLMTFGFEVSIYLSAEKYFSAMPNSAKGCLVMDIHMPGLDGMEALKRIIESGSKRPVIIISADKNGGLKNKVLKTGGAGFLQKPVNAQELVDLINKVY; from the coding sequence ATGTTGGCAGACAAGAAACATATCTTTATTGTAGATGACGATGAATCGGTATGCCGGGCGCTTAAATGCCTGTTAATGACTTTTGGGTTTGAAGTAAGCATTTATCTTTCCGCAGAGAAATATTTCAGTGCGATGCCTAATAGCGCTAAGGGCTGTTTAGTCATGGATATTCACATGCCAGGTTTGGACGGGATGGAAGCGTTAAAGCGTATCATTGAGTCCGGATCAAAACGTCCGGTTATTATAATCTCAGCGGACAAAAACGGCGGTTTGAAGAATAAGGTTTTAAAGACCGGGGGCGCCGGGTTTTTGCAAAAACCGGTTAATGCCCAGGAATTAGTAGATTTGATCAATAAGGTATATTAA
- a CDS encoding porin family protein, with protein sequence MNKNSFTLKECIITSALLLVLPLAVFGEIGISEKVFSIGPHATYSTPVDADQGQWYAGAQARFHLTPSLRLEGSIDYRRNNFNSFTIITTYPFQGSLLVYLMPGNSLNPFLLAGGGWYYTEVNGPANFSNTDFRFGLHAGAGFEIMINEGLSLDASYRYVWLQSVTSKDLNALDKNFQDSGTMVTLALNILF encoded by the coding sequence ATGAATAAAAATAGTTTCACTCTTAAGGAATGTATCATAACGTCAGCTTTATTGCTGGTTTTGCCGCTGGCTGTATTCGGAGAAATTGGCATTAGCGAAAAAGTATTTTCAATCGGGCCCCACGCGACCTATTCCACTCCGGTAGACGCAGACCAAGGGCAGTGGTATGCCGGAGCTCAAGCCAGGTTTCATCTAACTCCCAGTTTGAGATTGGAAGGTTCTATTGATTATCGCCGCAATAATTTCAACAGTTTCACAATTATCACAACTTATCCTTTTCAAGGCAGCTTACTGGTATATCTAATGCCGGGAAACAGCTTGAACCCATTCTTGCTCGCCGGCGGAGGATGGTATTATACCGAGGTGAACGGGCCGGCCAATTTCAGCAATACTGATTTCCGGTTCGGCCTGCATGCAGGGGCAGGTTTTGAGATCATGATTAACGAGGGGCTTTCTCTGGATGCAAGCTATCGCTATGTCTGGCTGCAGAGTGTAACATCCAAGGATTTGAATGCGCTTGACAAAAACTTTCAGGACAGCGGTACAATGGTCACGTTAGCGTTAAATATTCTTTTTTGA
- a CDS encoding phosphatidylethanolamine N-methyltransferase family protein encodes MNSKNAIKRENRIQYYFTNLFKETNIFIELVASISGFVIKHTTQPRIIALLLSFIFFIYLVNYQPYNYTLAIFYFVMIEVFYICFITLVLSEDGYRHWFIKKWGSENEGYLAYEATLGFIFFHNAVSIGYIISSTAGSLPDFIHKGFLYILLVIVCIFGFTMKLWAARVVSIDIYYWKDMFLGKKIAGFVKTGPYKYFKNPMYGVGQFQAYALAALCGSKYGLIAVLINQLIVFTFFYLVEKKFIRRVYQNAISQPVTN; translated from the coding sequence ATGAACTCCAAGAATGCAATAAAGCGAGAAAATCGAATTCAATATTACTTTACTAATCTCTTTAAGGAGACCAACATTTTTATAGAGCTTGTGGCCTCCATTTCGGGATTTGTAATAAAACACACCACTCAGCCCAGAATAATTGCCCTATTACTATCTTTTATTTTTTTCATATATCTTGTCAATTACCAGCCGTACAACTACACGCTTGCTATTTTCTATTTTGTCATGATAGAGGTGTTTTATATATGTTTTATAACCCTTGTCCTTTCAGAAGATGGGTATCGCCATTGGTTCATTAAGAAATGGGGCAGTGAAAATGAAGGGTATTTAGCATATGAAGCGACACTGGGTTTTATTTTTTTTCACAATGCAGTAAGTATCGGGTATATCATCTCTTCAACAGCGGGAAGCCTGCCGGATTTTATTCATAAGGGGTTTCTATACATATTATTAGTAATAGTCTGTATATTTGGCTTTACCATGAAACTGTGGGCTGCAAGAGTGGTTTCGATAGATATCTATTATTGGAAAGACATGTTCCTCGGAAAAAAAATAGCAGGCTTCGTAAAAACCGGGCCGTACAAATATTTCAAGAATCCCATGTACGGGGTCGGGCAATTCCAGGCTTACGCGCTTGCGGCTCTGTGCGGTTCAAAATACGGTTTGATCGCGGTTTTAATAAATCAACTTATAGTCTTCACCTTTTTTTATCTGGTAGAAAAAAAATTCATTAGAAGAGTCTATCAAAACGCTATCTCTCAACCCGTAACCAATTAA